In a genomic window of Mucilaginibacter sp. KACC 22063:
- a CDS encoding MFS transporter, with the protein MTITTGLVVANIYYNQPLLTDIALNFKVSNSKAGQVSMFTQIGYAAGLLFIVPLADMLKRKRLMIIDFALIIISLLGVALSKSIHLLYFASFLVGLTSVIPQLLIPMVAHLANPHERGKKIGFVMSGLLIGILLSRTISGFVGAHFGWRSIFYAAAAVMFILWGLVYWLLPEIEPTYKGKYSHLMKSLVHLFMSEPKLRLASFRGALLFAGFSAFWSTLAFLLKLPQFNEGSDVAGAFGLVGAFGALAVGFMGRLTDKMDAFKLSTFTILLVIISFIIFYFSSHSIAGLIIGVIIMDMGVQSTHISNQAIIFSLNAEARNRINTIYMVSYFIGGSAGTFLASQIWGLYQWSGVCAIGTILSVIVLCVHLVNRKKMQQNTTASVA; encoded by the coding sequence ATGACAATTACCACCGGGTTGGTTGTCGCCAATATCTATTATAACCAGCCCCTGCTTACCGACATTGCGTTAAACTTTAAAGTAAGCAACAGCAAAGCAGGTCAGGTTTCCATGTTTACGCAGATTGGTTATGCGGCCGGTTTACTGTTTATAGTGCCACTTGCTGATATGCTGAAGCGCAAGCGGTTAATGATCATTGATTTTGCGCTGATCATAATTTCATTACTTGGCGTAGCACTCTCTAAAAGCATACATTTACTTTATTTCGCCAGTTTCCTGGTTGGGCTAACATCAGTAATCCCACAGTTGCTTATCCCTATGGTTGCGCATCTGGCCAACCCGCATGAGCGTGGTAAGAAGATCGGATTTGTAATGAGCGGATTACTCATTGGTATCTTGCTGTCGCGTACCATCAGCGGATTTGTGGGCGCACATTTTGGCTGGCGGAGTATATTTTATGCAGCAGCTGCGGTAATGTTTATTTTGTGGGGATTGGTTTATTGGCTACTGCCCGAAATTGAGCCTACCTATAAAGGCAAATACAGCCATTTGATGAAATCATTAGTGCATTTATTCATGAGCGAGCCTAAGTTAAGGTTGGCTTCATTCAGGGGTGCATTATTATTTGCAGGCTTTAGCGCGTTTTGGTCAACCCTGGCATTTTTACTTAAACTGCCACAGTTTAACGAAGGCAGCGACGTGGCCGGTGCGTTCGGATTAGTAGGCGCATTCGGCGCCCTGGCTGTAGGCTTCATGGGCAGGCTTACCGATAAAATGGATGCGTTTAAACTGTCTACCTTTACCATATTATTGGTAATTATCTCCTTTATTATCTTCTATTTCTCCAGCCATAGTATTGCAGGCCTTATTATAGGTGTGATCATCATGGACATGGGTGTGCAGTCTACGCACATCTCTAACCAGGCAATTATATTTTCGTTAAACGCCGAAGCCCGCAACCGTATTAATACAATTTACATGGTGTCCTATTTTATCGGCGGCTCGGCGGGTACTTTTTTAGCCAGCCAGATCTGGGGGTTATATCAATGGAGCGGCGTGTGCGCTATCGGAACAATACTGTCTGTTATCGTACTCTGTGTACATTTAGTTAATCGTAAAAAGATGCAGCAAAACACTACAGCAAGCGTTGCTTAA
- the lpxB gene encoding lipid-A-disaccharide synthase: MKYYLVAGEASGDLHGANLMKALKGLDEQAQFRYFGGDLMQAEGGELVKHYADMAFMGFVEVVANLRTIFKNLAACKKDISTWQPDVLILIDFPGFNLKIAEFAKEQGLLVCYYISPKVWAWNQKRVLKIKRIVDHLFCILPFEVDFYKGWGMDVDYVGNPLLDAVSAFKPNPDFLQQHHLTTQKIIALLPGSRKQEISRLLPDMLQVAKHLTDYQFVIAGAPSFSKEYYNQFNVGDIPVIFNATYDLLNVAHAAIVASGTATLETALFHVPQVVVYKGNSVTIGIARMLIKIRFISLVNLIMDRLVVRELIQQECNPDIMIVELGRLLEGPGRDKMLADYTELDVKMGEAGASAKTAQLIVNYAGSGKK; the protein is encoded by the coding sequence ATGAAGTATTACCTGGTAGCTGGCGAAGCGTCCGGCGATTTGCACGGCGCCAACTTAATGAAAGCCCTTAAAGGCCTTGATGAACAGGCTCAGTTCCGGTATTTCGGTGGCGACCTGATGCAGGCTGAAGGCGGTGAATTGGTGAAGCATTATGCCGATATGGCTTTTATGGGCTTTGTAGAAGTTGTAGCTAACCTGCGTACCATCTTTAAAAATCTCGCAGCCTGCAAAAAAGATATCTCTACCTGGCAGCCTGATGTTTTGATACTAATTGATTTTCCGGGCTTTAACCTTAAAATAGCCGAGTTTGCTAAAGAACAGGGCTTGCTGGTTTGCTACTATATATCACCAAAGGTATGGGCATGGAATCAAAAGCGGGTGCTGAAAATAAAGCGAATTGTTGATCACCTGTTTTGCATTTTACCTTTTGAGGTTGATTTTTATAAAGGCTGGGGAATGGATGTTGATTATGTGGGTAACCCATTGTTAGATGCGGTATCTGCCTTTAAACCCAATCCTGATTTTCTACAACAGCACCATTTAACAACCCAAAAGATAATTGCCCTTTTGCCCGGTAGCCGTAAACAGGAAATAAGCCGCTTGCTTCCTGATATGTTACAGGTGGCTAAACACTTAACTGATTATCAATTTGTAATAGCGGGTGCGCCATCGTTTAGTAAAGAATATTATAATCAATTTAACGTCGGCGACATACCGGTCATTTTTAATGCTACTTATGATTTGCTGAATGTAGCTCATGCAGCTATTGTAGCATCCGGAACGGCAACTTTAGAAACCGCATTGTTTCATGTACCGCAGGTTGTTGTATATAAGGGTAATAGTGTTACTATAGGTATAGCACGTATGCTGATCAAAATTAGGTTTATTTCCCTGGTTAACCTGATTATGGACCGCCTGGTAGTTAGGGAACTGATACAGCAGGAATGTAATCCGGATATAATGATCGTTGAATTGGGCAGATTACTTGAAGGCCCCGGCCGTGATAAAATGTTAGCCGATTACACCGAGCTTGATGTGAAAATGGGCGAGGCGGGCGCGTCTGCTAAAACTGCGCAGCTTATAGTAAACTACGCCGGGTCAGGAAAAAAATAA
- a CDS encoding DeoR/GlpR family DNA-binding transcription regulator yields MLKAERQNIILEQVEKNNRVVLDELSTLLKVSTDTVRRDIKELSDRGMLKAVRGGAIHQSPLPPTFKQRQHIEIKEKQVIANKLLDIIKPDQVILIDSGTTTVIAAQSLPKDIPLTVVTNSIPVASVLQDFQNIKVIFIGGRVSQRTASTYGYEAIEAIRKIRADICLLGICNIDLKAGITGLDYEDCEVKKAMIETSRYIVALSTADKLGVLNPFYIAAANSIDLLITEKDPSSFDLAAYKEAGILIK; encoded by the coding sequence ATGCTTAAAGCAGAACGCCAGAATATCATTCTTGAACAGGTAGAAAAAAATAACAGGGTAGTGCTTGATGAACTGAGTACTTTGCTAAAAGTATCTACTGACACTGTTAGGCGCGATATTAAGGAACTTTCTGACCGTGGTATGCTGAAAGCAGTTAGAGGGGGAGCAATACATCAATCGCCTTTACCGCCTACTTTTAAGCAGCGTCAGCATATTGAAATCAAAGAAAAGCAGGTTATTGCAAATAAGCTGCTGGATATTATCAAGCCCGATCAGGTAATCTTAATTGATTCGGGTACTACAACAGTGATTGCTGCGCAAAGCTTGCCCAAAGATATCCCGCTTACGGTAGTTACCAACAGTATACCGGTAGCTTCTGTGCTGCAAGATTTTCAAAATATTAAAGTGATCTTTATCGGGGGCAGGGTCAGTCAGCGTACAGCATCAACTTACGGTTATGAAGCCATTGAAGCCATCAGGAAGATACGTGCCGATATTTGCCTGTTAGGTATTTGCAACATTGACCTGAAAGCCGGAATCACTGGCTTGGACTATGAAGATTGTGAAGTAAAAAAAGCCATGATCGAAACGTCAAGGTATATTGTTGCACTGTCTACTGCTGATAAGCTTGGTGTACTTAACCCGTTTTATATTGCAGCGGCTAACAGTATAGACCTGCTGATTACCGAAAAAGACCCAAGTTCATTTGATCTGGCTGCTTACAAAGAAGCCGGTATCTTAATCAAATAA
- a CDS encoding 5' nucleotidase, NT5C type, whose translation MKQKKIIAIDMDSVLADTERQFVIWYERDYGVRIPYESLFGKKEEDFFPEKDAIRKMVFTPAFFRTIPVMPGAIAAVKQLMNNYEVYVVSAAMEFPNSLIEKKEWLEEHFPFISWKNIVFCGSKSIIDADYLIDDHCKNLDVFKGKTLLFHAAHNVGITHHQRVNNWEEALRAIAKLEAVPTTEA comes from the coding sequence ATGAAACAAAAGAAAATAATAGCTATCGACATGGATAGCGTACTTGCCGACACAGAAAGGCAGTTTGTAATTTGGTATGAGCGTGATTACGGTGTTCGCATTCCGTATGAAAGTTTATTTGGTAAGAAAGAAGAGGATTTTTTCCCTGAAAAAGATGCGATCAGAAAAATGGTTTTTACACCGGCGTTTTTCAGGACCATACCTGTAATGCCCGGTGCCATAGCGGCTGTAAAGCAATTGATGAATAATTATGAGGTGTACGTGGTATCGGCCGCAATGGAGTTCCCGAATTCACTGATAGAAAAGAAAGAATGGCTTGAAGAACACTTTCCGTTTATCTCATGGAAAAACATTGTATTCTGCGGAAGCAAAAGCATTATTGATGCCGACTACCTGATAGATGACCATTGCAAAAACTTAGATGTATTTAAGGGCAAAACATTACTGTTCCATGCGGCACACAATGTGGGTATTACCCATCACCAACGCGTCAATAACTGGGAAGAAGCACTTAGGGCCATTGCTAAACTGGAAGCCGTACCTACAACCGAAGCTTAA
- a CDS encoding carboxylesterase/lipase family protein: protein MKKVLSVLFVLSITISAFAQTVVKTSAGYIKGITEDQAVVFKGIPYAKPPIDALRFKAPQPVDKWKDTLLCDRFGSSAAQYSGNTKGLQGDENSLFLNVYTPLQKPAHKMPVVVWVHGGGMTGGNGATMNGHAFADRDSIITVTINYRLGVFGFLYLGDIDKAYQTSGNNGMLDMLMALKWVKQNIKSFGGDADNVTVMGESAGAKLVSTLLTSDKSKGLYKQLVLESGGVQCIRDTTTAKAIRQRLLKELNLQKPTDVLNLSTAQLIEAQNKVLNGAAGTNYFGPVQDGAIIKDDPYHYMETHNFKDKRFLIGSNKRESVLFMNGDKRLYHPDSTVLKDWYGNNYTFVLNAYNKYANAIEPDSAAVFILTQYMYQMHQYRMANVLTKGNNNVWMYRFDYSKDGKGAVHADELAYVWYVPGKHNNGFNEQLAEQVHAYWVSYIKGRQPAPNWEQYQPGNKVMIFNNVSGQESLKDIYNDPQYPAAGFVLN from the coding sequence ATGAAAAAAGTCCTAAGTGTCTTATTCGTTCTGTCTATAACAATTAGTGCATTTGCACAAACTGTTGTGAAAACTTCGGCTGGTTATATAAAGGGTATTACCGAAGATCAGGCTGTAGTTTTTAAAGGCATACCTTATGCAAAACCGCCCATTGACGCTTTAAGGTTTAAAGCCCCGCAGCCTGTAGATAAATGGAAAGACACTTTGTTATGTGATAGATTCGGCAGTTCCGCAGCGCAGTATTCAGGCAATACAAAAGGCTTACAGGGCGATGAAAATTCACTGTTCCTGAATGTATACACACCTTTGCAGAAACCAGCGCATAAAATGCCTGTGGTAGTATGGGTACATGGTGGCGGAATGACAGGCGGCAATGGTGCAACCATGAACGGCCATGCCTTTGCCGACAGGGATAGCATTATTACCGTGACGATCAATTACCGTTTAGGTGTTTTCGGATTTTTATACCTGGGCGATATCGATAAAGCCTATCAAACTTCGGGCAATAATGGGATGCTGGATATGCTGATGGCGCTGAAATGGGTAAAGCAAAATATTAAGTCTTTCGGTGGCGATGCGGATAATGTAACTGTAATGGGCGAATCGGCAGGGGCAAAGCTGGTGAGTACTTTGCTTACCTCAGATAAATCTAAAGGGTTATACAAGCAGCTGGTTTTAGAAAGTGGCGGTGTACAATGCATTCGTGATACTACCACTGCGAAAGCAATAAGGCAGCGTTTACTCAAAGAACTAAACCTGCAAAAACCGACAGACGTTTTGAATTTATCAACTGCTCAGTTAATTGAAGCGCAAAATAAAGTACTTAACGGTGCTGCCGGTACAAACTATTTTGGGCCGGTGCAGGATGGTGCAATTATTAAGGATGACCCTTACCACTATATGGAAACGCACAACTTTAAGGATAAACGATTCCTGATCGGTAGTAATAAACGCGAAAGTGTGTTGTTCATGAATGGGGATAAACGGCTTTATCATCCGGATAGTACGGTACTTAAAGATTGGTACGGCAATAATTATACGTTTGTACTTAATGCTTACAACAAGTATGCAAATGCTATAGAGCCAGATTCTGCCGCGGTTTTTATCCTTACTCAGTACATGTATCAAATGCATCAGTACCGCATGGCTAATGTCTTAACAAAAGGAAATAACAACGTATGGATGTACCGCTTTGATTATAGTAAGGATGGAAAGGGAGCAGTACATGCCGATGAGCTGGCTTACGTTTGGTATGTGCCGGGTAAACATAACAATGGTTTTAATGAACAGTTGGCAGAGCAAGTACATGCCTATTGGGTAAGTTATATAAAAGGAAGACAGCCTGCACCAAATTGGGAGCAGTATCAACCAGGCAATAAGGTAATGATCTTTAATAATGTATCGGGACAGGAAAGCCTGAAAGATATTTATAATGATCCGCAATATCCTGCAGCGGGTTTTGTGTTAAATTAG
- the surE gene encoding 5'/3'-nucleotidase SurE — protein sequence MKKNKPTILVVNDDGITAPGIKALMETMAEIGHVVVVAPDSPQSGMGHAITIGKPLRLDKVEIYDGFETYRCSGTPVDCVKLAVNIVFKGKKPDLCVSGINHGLNNSINVLYSGTMSAAVEGAIESIPSIGYSLDDFTLQANFKPTLKYVKQIALQVLENGLPPATLLNVNFPNAGDIKGIKVCRQARAKWAEEFDERMDPHKRPYYWLTGVFQLNDQGEDTDVWALDHHYVSVVPVQFDMTAHHAIPVLNSWKFNA from the coding sequence ATGAAAAAGAATAAACCTACTATACTGGTAGTTAACGATGATGGGATCACTGCGCCGGGCATTAAAGCACTGATGGAAACCATGGCAGAGATTGGCCATGTAGTGGTTGTAGCGCCTGATAGTCCGCAGTCGGGTATGGGGCATGCCATAACCATTGGCAAACCGCTTCGTTTGGATAAGGTAGAAATTTACGATGGTTTTGAGACTTACCGTTGTTCGGGCACACCTGTAGATTGTGTGAAACTGGCGGTTAATATCGTTTTCAAAGGTAAAAAGCCTGATCTGTGTGTGTCAGGTATCAATCACGGTCTTAACAATTCTATCAACGTATTATATTCTGGAACTATGTCGGCAGCGGTTGAGGGGGCGATAGAAAGTATTCCGTCAATCGGTTATTCATTAGATGATTTTACCCTGCAGGCAAATTTTAAGCCCACGCTTAAATACGTGAAGCAAATTGCTTTGCAGGTATTAGAAAATGGATTGCCCCCTGCGACCTTACTCAATGTAAACTTCCCGAATGCAGGCGATATTAAAGGTATTAAAGTATGCCGCCAGGCCAGGGCTAAATGGGCAGAAGAATTTGACGAGCGCATGGACCCGCATAAGCGCCCTTATTATTGGCTTACTGGTGTGTTTCAGTTGAACGATCAGGGCGAAGACACCGACGTTTGGGCATTAGATCATCATTATGTATCTGTTGTTCCTGTGCAATTCGATATGACTGCACACCATGCCATCCCTGTATTAAACAGCTGGAAATTTAACGCCTGA
- the odhB gene encoding 2-oxoglutarate dehydrogenase complex dihydrolipoyllysine-residue succinyltransferase gives MSLEIKVPPVGESITEVTLSRWIKKSGDTVEMDEVIAELESDKATFELTAEKAGTLNTIANEGDTLAIGAVVANIEEGGASANAAPAAQEDKAPAAATPAPAAAPAEAKSTVEIKVPAVGESITEVTLSRWIKKDGDEVAMDEAIAELESDKATFELTAEKPGVLKTIAKEGDVLEIGAVVCQIEVGGASAPATPGSVSTPALENAVPPSPETMKQGGYAAGTPSPAAGKILAEKGVDPQSVSGTGVGGRITKEDAQNAQAGAPKAAALAAKPASAPTAQAAPSQPSGARDERREKMTPLRKTIAKRLVAVKNETAMLTTFNEVDMSPIMELRAKYKDKFKEKHGVGLGFMSFFTKAVCEALREWPAVGARIEGEEVVYSNFADISIAVSAPKGLVVPVIRNAEQLSLAGIEKAVAGLAAKARENKLTIEEMTGGNFTITNGGVFGSMMSTPIINSPQSAILGMHNIVERPVAVNGQVVIRPMMYLALSYDHRIIDGRESVSFLVRVKQLLEDPARLLLGV, from the coding sequence GATTAAAAAAAGCGGCGATACAGTGGAGATGGATGAAGTGATTGCCGAGTTAGAATCAGATAAAGCAACATTTGAGCTGACTGCCGAAAAAGCAGGGACTTTAAATACTATAGCCAACGAAGGCGATACTTTAGCTATCGGTGCTGTAGTTGCAAATATTGAAGAAGGTGGTGCCTCAGCTAATGCTGCACCTGCCGCACAGGAAGATAAAGCGCCTGCTGCTGCAACCCCTGCTCCGGCTGCTGCACCTGCAGAAGCAAAAAGCACTGTAGAAATAAAAGTTCCGGCTGTAGGTGAATCTATCACAGAAGTAACCCTTTCACGCTGGATTAAAAAAGATGGCGACGAAGTAGCAATGGACGAAGCCATTGCAGAACTGGAATCAGATAAAGCAACATTCGAGCTGACAGCCGAAAAGCCAGGTGTTTTAAAAACTATCGCTAAAGAAGGCGACGTTTTAGAAATTGGTGCTGTGGTTTGCCAGATCGAAGTTGGTGGTGCATCTGCTCCGGCAACTCCGGGCAGTGTCAGTACCCCGGCATTAGAAAATGCTGTTCCGCCATCACCTGAAACCATGAAACAAGGTGGCTATGCAGCTGGTACACCATCACCTGCTGCCGGTAAAATATTGGCAGAAAAAGGTGTTGATCCGCAATCTGTATCTGGTACAGGTGTGGGGGGGCGTATCACTAAAGAGGATGCACAAAATGCACAGGCTGGCGCGCCTAAAGCTGCTGCCCTTGCTGCAAAACCTGCCTCTGCACCAACTGCTCAGGCGGCTCCGTCGCAGCCATCGGGTGCCCGCGACGAACGCCGCGAGAAGATGACGCCGTTGCGTAAAACTATTGCTAAACGTTTAGTGGCAGTTAAAAATGAAACAGCGATGTTGACCACCTTTAACGAGGTTGATATGTCGCCGATTATGGAACTGCGTGCTAAATACAAAGATAAATTTAAAGAGAAACATGGCGTAGGCTTAGGCTTCATGTCGTTCTTTACCAAAGCAGTTTGCGAAGCATTAAGAGAGTGGCCTGCTGTAGGCGCACGTATCGAAGGCGAAGAAGTGGTATACAGCAACTTTGCTGATATCTCTATTGCTGTATCTGCACCGAAAGGATTGGTTGTTCCGGTTATCCGTAATGCTGAGCAATTAAGCCTTGCCGGTATCGAGAAAGCAGTTGCCGGACTTGCTGCCAAAGCACGCGAAAATAAACTGACCATCGAAGAAATGACCGGCGGTAACTTTACCATCACAAACGGTGGTGTATTTGGCTCAATGATGTCAACCCCGATCATTAATTCTCCGCAGTCTGCTATTTTAGGTATGCACAATATTGTAGAGCGCCCTGTGGCAGTAAACGGCCAGGTGGTTATCCGCCCGATGATGTACCTGGCGTTATCATATGATCACCGTATCATTGACGGCCGCGAATCGGTAAGCTTCCTGGTACGCGTTAAACAACTGCTGGAAGACCCTGCAAGATTGCTGTTAGGCGTGTAA